A stretch of Methanosphaerula palustris E1-9c DNA encodes these proteins:
- a CDS encoding 50S ribosomal protein L14 — MKAKQSRTPRSLGTGTRMACVDNTGARLVQVVSVDRYHGVRRRQPKMGLGDLATVSVKKGTPDMRRKLEKAVVIRQKKEIRRPNGLRISFEDNAMVIVNEKNEPKGTEIKGPVAREVAERFPKLGSMATIII, encoded by the coding sequence ATGAAGGCCAAACAATCGCGGACACCGCGGTCACTCGGCACAGGAACCAGAATGGCCTGTGTCGACAATACCGGTGCCCGCCTTGTTCAGGTCGTCTCTGTGGACCGCTATCATGGGGTTCGCAGGCGGCAGCCCAAGATGGGACTGGGCGACCTCGCCACGGTCTCTGTCAAGAAGGGCACTCCCGATATGAGGAGAAAGCTTGAGAAGGCCGTTGTGATCAGGCAGAAGAAGGAGATCAGAAGGCCGAACGGGCTTCGCATCTCCTTTGAGGACAACGCGATGGTGATCGTGAACGAGAAGAACGAGCCCAAGGGAACTGAGATCAAGGGCCCGGTGGCCCGTGAAGTCGCAGAGCGGTTCCCCAAACTCGGATCGATGGCGACGATCATTATCTAA
- a CDS encoding 30S ribosomal protein S19, which yields MAKKTQKRLPRRREEFTYHGYRIEELQAMAMNDLLPVMPSRARRKIVRGLSRDEEHLLGKVRAGDAQIRTHLRSMIVLPEMIGKEIEIYSGKEFLKVELQPESVFHYLGEFALTRRRVAHGTAGIGATRSSKFVPLK from the coding sequence ATGGCGAAGAAGACGCAGAAGAGGTTGCCGCGACGGCGTGAAGAGTTTACCTATCACGGCTACCGTATAGAAGAACTGCAGGCGATGGCGATGAACGATCTCCTCCCTGTGATGCCCTCACGGGCACGCAGAAAGATCGTCCGTGGTCTCTCCAGAGATGAAGAGCATCTGCTTGGTAAGGTTAGAGCAGGGGATGCACAGATCAGGACCCATCTCCGGTCCATGATCGTCCTCCCCGAGATGATTGGCAAGGAGATCGAGATCTATTCCGGTAAGGAGTTCCTGAAGGTTGAACTCCAGCCAGAGTCGGTCTTCCACTACCTTGGCGAGTTCGCTCTGACCAGAAGGCGTGTCGCACACGGAACAGCCGGTATCGGTGCAACCAGGTCGAGTAAGTTCGTACCCCTGAAGTGA
- the rpl4p gene encoding 50S ribosomal protein L4 — MKAQIIRLDGGVAEEIELPAVFAEAYRPDLIRKAVVALQSTRRQPHGTNPYAGICSSAVGWGSGRGASHVPRLKNGSRAAKVPQAKGGRAAHPPKVEKILIRDINKKEKQKAFRSAIAASVCEDLVRARGHQFEGACQVVFEDAFAGLTKTSEIITALTAAGVYADVERSKASKKVRAGRGKLRGRRYKQRKSLLIVTRDEPLAAAANLAGVDVVSVNALNTELLAPGAQAGRLTVWTQGALNWLGERR, encoded by the coding sequence ATGAAAGCACAGATTATAAGACTTGATGGCGGCGTCGCTGAAGAGATCGAGCTTCCTGCAGTCTTTGCGGAAGCATACCGCCCGGACCTGATCAGGAAGGCAGTGGTTGCACTCCAATCAACCCGCAGGCAGCCGCATGGGACCAATCCCTATGCAGGCATCTGCTCGTCGGCAGTCGGCTGGGGGAGTGGCCGTGGTGCCTCCCATGTACCGAGGCTGAAGAACGGTTCACGTGCAGCCAAGGTTCCACAGGCAAAGGGTGGTCGGGCAGCTCATCCACCGAAGGTAGAGAAGATCCTGATTCGGGATATCAATAAGAAAGAGAAGCAGAAGGCATTCCGCTCAGCAATTGCAGCAAGCGTTTGTGAAGACCTTGTTCGCGCACGCGGACATCAGTTCGAGGGTGCATGCCAGGTTGTCTTCGAGGATGCCTTTGCGGGGCTGACCAAGACCTCCGAGATCATCACTGCATTGACCGCAGCTGGCGTCTATGCAGATGTCGAACGCTCCAAGGCCTCTAAGAAGGTCCGGGCTGGGCGGGGAAAACTTCGTGGCCGCAGATACAAGCAGCGCAAGAGCCTGCTGATTGTGACCCGGGACGAACCGCTCGCGGCAGCAGCGAACCTGGCCGGGGTCGACGTGGTTTCAGTGAACGCACTGAATACCGAACTGCTGGCACCGGGTGCACAGGCAGGACGACTGACCGTCTGGACGCAGGGCGCACTCAACTGGCTTGGTGAGAGACGATGA
- a CDS encoding 50S ribosomal protein L23, with the protein MILKYPFVTEKAMMTLESQNKLQFLVRKEASKPQIKREIEKFFGHDVTTVKTLMTTKGHKKAIVSFADQKAAEEILSRLGIM; encoded by the coding sequence ATGATCCTGAAGTACCCGTTTGTAACAGAGAAGGCGATGATGACCCTGGAGTCCCAGAACAAACTCCAGTTCCTCGTTCGCAAAGAGGCGTCAAAGCCCCAGATCAAACGTGAGATCGAGAAATTCTTCGGCCATGATGTGACCACAGTGAAGACACTGATGACCACAAAGGGCCACAAGAAGGCTATCGTGAGTTTTGCTGACCAGAAGGCCGCTGAAGAGATCCTCAGCCGGCTGGGGATTATGTAA
- a CDS encoding HdeD family acid-resistance protein, with the protein MEPEILTKGGLLTRGIFALLIGILCFTIPIGMQAIIAYIIGIFLLIISIVTISISLSESGRVQWGVLILSIIGVIIALLMFISPFATFVALTVLIAAWAIITGLADLIIAFSLQELPFRILLGINGIFAVLFGLLIGLSPLPTEGSLVIIMLLGIYCLFFGIISLITGLLMKKGEAVITL; encoded by the coding sequence ATGGAACCTGAAATTCTCACAAAAGGCGGACTTCTGACCCGCGGTATTTTTGCCCTGCTCATTGGGATTCTCTGTTTTACAATCCCGATCGGGATGCAAGCCATCATTGCTTATATCATCGGGATATTCCTCCTGATCATCTCCATCGTCACCATCTCGATCTCACTCAGCGAGTCCGGACGAGTGCAGTGGGGGGTGCTCATCCTCTCGATCATCGGTGTGATCATCGCACTTCTCATGTTCATCTCGCCGTTTGCAACGTTCGTTGCCCTGACCGTCCTGATCGCAGCATGGGCCATCATCACGGGATTAGCAGATCTCATCATTGCATTCTCCCTACAGGAACTTCCCTTCAGGATCCTGCTGGGTATCAACGGCATTTTCGCGGTGTTATTCGGTCTCCTGATCGGCTTATCCCCACTCCCAACAGAGGGGTCGCTCGTCATCATTATGCTCCTGGGCATCTACTGCCTCTTCTTCGGCATCATCAGCCTCATCACTGGTTTACTTATGAAGAAAGGCGAAGCCGTGATCACGCTCTGA
- a CDS encoding 30S ribosomal protein S3 — MAVERKFVAEGVRKVRVERFLLRDLKRAGYGGMDIARTPLGTQVTIYAEKPGIVIGKGGKVVRQLTQDLATTYGIESPQIEVQQVQNPNYNAQIMAERLANALERGWYFRKAGSNVVRRVMESGALGCEVVLSGKLTGARARVQKFTEGYIKHSGEPSITIVEKGYAIAIKKLGTIGVQVKIIPPDAKLPDQFEILDVKKPEIPAEQEEIAVVDIGEEIDAELANTPDEYGEVQ, encoded by the coding sequence ATGGCAGTCGAGAGAAAGTTCGTCGCCGAAGGCGTCCGTAAGGTCCGTGTCGAGCGGTTTCTGCTCCGGGATCTGAAGAGGGCAGGATACGGCGGCATGGACATCGCCCGCACCCCCCTCGGTACGCAGGTTACGATCTATGCAGAGAAGCCCGGTATTGTGATCGGGAAGGGTGGAAAGGTTGTCAGGCAGCTGACTCAGGACCTTGCGACCACCTATGGAATCGAGTCCCCGCAGATCGAGGTTCAGCAGGTGCAGAACCCCAACTACAACGCCCAGATTATGGCAGAGCGACTGGCCAATGCGCTCGAGCGCGGCTGGTACTTCAGAAAGGCAGGATCCAACGTGGTCCGCCGTGTGATGGAGTCCGGTGCACTCGGGTGTGAGGTCGTCCTTTCCGGTAAATTGACTGGTGCTCGGGCACGGGTCCAGAAGTTCACCGAGGGCTACATCAAGCACTCTGGCGAACCGAGCATCACGATCGTTGAGAAGGGATATGCAATCGCAATCAAGAAACTTGGCACCATTGGTGTGCAGGTCAAGATCATCCCGCCGGATGCCAAGCTCCCTGACCAGTTCGAGATCCTCGATGTTAAGAAGCCCGAGATCCCTGCAGAGCAGGAAGAGATCGCGGTGGTTGATATCGGTGAGGAGATCGATGCAGAACTTGCGAACACCCCGGACGAGTATGGCGAGGTGCAGTGA
- a CDS encoding NusA-like transcription termination signal-binding factor — protein MERTLGFKERRYIEELRILTRSTALDCVIDERFDRVIYVIRQGDMGLAIGKKGENIRRLQKVLGRRLEMVEYDEAPFTFLSNIVRPAEIARLDEDGEGGQVNLLVRRRSDLGIAIGKGGCNVEKARILCKRFFNMDIGEVLLEEDAA, from the coding sequence ATGGAGCGTACCCTAGGATTTAAGGAGCGGCGGTATATTGAGGAGCTCCGTATTCTGACCAGATCGACAGCGCTCGACTGCGTGATCGACGAACGTTTCGATCGAGTCATCTATGTGATACGGCAGGGTGACATGGGGCTAGCCATCGGCAAGAAAGGGGAGAATATCCGCCGGTTGCAGAAGGTGCTTGGTAGGCGGCTTGAGATGGTCGAGTACGACGAGGCCCCCTTCACGTTCCTCTCCAACATCGTCCGCCCCGCCGAGATAGCCCGGCTTGACGAGGACGGGGAGGGCGGTCAGGTGAACTTGCTGGTGAGGAGACGGTCAGATCTTGGGATTGCTATCGGGAAAGGGGGGTGTAATGTGGAAAAAGCTCGTATACTCTGTAAACGATTCTTTAATATGGATATCGGCGAGGTACTCCTTGAGGAGGATGCAGCATGA
- a CDS encoding 50S ribosomal protein L3, with translation MANIHRPRRGSLAYSPRKRAKSQVPKYHSWPARDGEPILQSFAGYKVGMTHVIMVDDHKNSPTEGKDIMVPVTIIEIPPMKVAAIRAYTADTYGKRALTEVWTEQLSTLLGRRITLPKKYSEEAGFKALSEAVAAGTVTELHALMYTQPDTLTGVPKKVPELMEVCIGGGTLEQKVEFAQSIIGNEVNLADVIGAGEYADVTAITTGKGTQGPVKRWGIMLRKRKHSRGGKKRHIGNLGPWNPHHVRWQVPQMGQMGYQQRTDFNKRILKIGENGTDITPAGGFLHYGLLRNPYVMIKGSVPGPVKRLIRIRPAVRKGEHHARVPAIEFVSTQSKQG, from the coding sequence ATGGCAAATATACACAGGCCACGTAGAGGATCACTTGCATACAGTCCTCGCAAGCGTGCAAAGAGCCAGGTTCCAAAGTATCACTCTTGGCCTGCCCGCGATGGAGAGCCAATCCTCCAGAGTTTTGCAGGGTACAAGGTGGGTATGACGCACGTGATCATGGTCGATGACCATAAGAACAGCCCTACCGAAGGTAAGGACATTATGGTCCCGGTGACGATCATTGAGATCCCGCCGATGAAGGTTGCGGCTATCCGTGCATACACTGCGGACACCTATGGAAAGCGGGCACTGACCGAGGTCTGGACAGAGCAGTTGAGTACGCTGCTTGGACGAAGGATCACCCTTCCGAAGAAATACAGCGAGGAAGCAGGCTTCAAGGCACTTTCCGAGGCTGTTGCAGCGGGAACTGTCACTGAACTGCATGCCCTGATGTACACTCAGCCTGACACCCTGACCGGTGTTCCAAAGAAGGTTCCTGAACTGATGGAGGTCTGTATCGGTGGCGGGACACTCGAGCAGAAGGTCGAGTTCGCTCAGTCCATCATCGGCAATGAGGTGAACCTCGCTGATGTGATTGGGGCCGGAGAGTACGCCGATGTGACTGCGATCACCACCGGAAAGGGAACCCAGGGTCCAGTCAAGCGCTGGGGGATCATGCTCCGGAAGAGAAAGCACTCCCGTGGCGGTAAGAAGCGGCATATCGGTAACCTTGGTCCGTGGAATCCCCACCATGTCAGATGGCAGGTTCCCCAGATGGGTCAGATGGGATACCAGCAGCGGACCGATTTCAACAAGCGGATTTTGAAGATCGGCGAGAATGGAACAGATATCACCCCCGCGGGTGGTTTCCTCCACTATGGTCTGCTTCGGAATCCGTATGTGATGATCAAGGGCTCTGTGCCTGGACCGGTCAAGCGTTTGATCAGGATTCGGCCAGCAGTCAGGAAAGGAGAGCATCATGCACGCGTACCAGCAATCGAGTTTGTGAGTACACAAAGCAAGCAGGGATGA
- the serA gene encoding phosphoglycerate dehydrogenase, with protein sequence MGIIVNYRVLVSDPLAEEGLTILRDQVEVDVKTGLTEDQLIAIIDQYDALLVRSGTQVTAKVIEAGTHLKFIGRAGVGVDNIDTDAATRQGIIVANAPEGNTLAATEHTVAMMMALARNIPQANASVKRHEWKRSKFTGIEVNEKVLGVVGFGRIGKEVAKRAIAMNMRIVAYDPFISKEKAAEIGVEIMTMAELFTVADFITVHTPLMKETTHIINDASIATMKDGVRIINCARGGIIDEQALYRGLVSGKIGGAALDVYEHEPPTDSPLIELDQVIMTPHLGASTVEAQINVAISVAKQCLSVLSGGSARSAVNAPMIPADQLEFVEPFAVLAEKMGRLLLQLVEGRLEAIELVYGGEFVERNSNTRFITRMALKGILDRLLHLPVNIVNAEFVAHERGIVVSQTVTRESQGFKNLITIKVRTDLGEETISGSVFSKVRSRIVAIGGYTMDLDPTGFLVISRHLDKPGVIGRASTILGHCEVNIAGMQVGRIRPGEEAIMVLNVDSEVSDEAMDEIRSMPGIFSAKFAQI encoded by the coding sequence ATGGGGATTATTGTGAACTATCGAGTACTTGTGAGTGACCCGCTGGCTGAGGAGGGTTTGACCATCCTGCGCGATCAGGTCGAGGTGGATGTGAAGACCGGGCTGACCGAAGATCAGCTGATCGCCATCATCGATCAATATGACGCTCTGCTGGTGCGGAGCGGAACGCAGGTCACTGCAAAGGTGATCGAGGCGGGAACGCATCTGAAGTTCATTGGCCGTGCAGGTGTCGGCGTCGATAATATTGATACTGATGCTGCAACCAGGCAGGGGATCATCGTCGCCAACGCCCCTGAAGGGAACACGCTCGCTGCCACCGAACATACGGTTGCGATGATGATGGCTCTGGCGCGGAACATCCCGCAGGCCAACGCTTCGGTCAAACGCCACGAGTGGAAGAGGTCCAAGTTCACCGGCATCGAGGTGAACGAGAAGGTGCTCGGGGTCGTTGGCTTCGGGCGGATCGGGAAGGAGGTCGCTAAGCGGGCGATAGCGATGAACATGCGCATCGTCGCCTATGATCCATTCATCTCCAAGGAGAAGGCCGCCGAGATCGGTGTCGAGATCATGACGATGGCCGAACTCTTCACCGTTGCAGATTTCATCACCGTCCATACTCCGCTGATGAAGGAGACCACCCATATCATCAACGATGCTTCGATTGCCACAATGAAGGATGGCGTCAGGATCATCAACTGTGCCCGGGGCGGGATCATCGATGAGCAGGCGCTCTACCGGGGTCTGGTCTCCGGTAAGATCGGTGGGGCCGCGCTCGATGTCTACGAGCATGAGCCACCGACCGATTCGCCATTGATCGAACTGGACCAGGTGATCATGACACCGCACCTCGGGGCGAGCACCGTTGAGGCGCAGATCAATGTGGCGATCTCGGTCGCCAAGCAGTGCCTTTCAGTCCTCTCCGGTGGTTCGGCGAGGAGTGCGGTGAACGCACCGATGATCCCTGCAGATCAACTGGAGTTCGTCGAGCCGTTCGCGGTGCTGGCAGAGAAGATGGGCAGGCTGCTGCTGCAGCTGGTCGAAGGCCGGCTCGAAGCGATAGAACTGGTCTATGGCGGAGAATTTGTTGAAAGGAACAGCAACACGCGTTTCATCACCAGGATGGCTCTGAAGGGGATCCTCGATCGTCTGCTCCACCTGCCGGTGAACATCGTGAACGCAGAGTTCGTCGCCCATGAGCGCGGGATTGTGGTCAGCCAGACGGTCACCCGGGAGTCGCAGGGGTTCAAGAACCTGATCACCATCAAGGTCAGGACAGATCTGGGTGAGGAGACGATCAGTGGTTCGGTCTTCTCAAAGGTTCGCTCTCGGATTGTTGCAATTGGTGGATATACGATGGATCTCGATCCGACCGGTTTCTTGGTCATCTCCAGGCATCTGGACAAGCCCGGCGTGATCGGCAGGGCGTCGACGATCCTCGGGCACTGTGAGGTGAACATCGCCGGGATGCAGGTCGGTAGGATCCGGCCAGGTGAGGAGGCGATCATGGTTCTGAATGTGGACAGTGAGGTCTCTGACGAGGCGATGGATGAGATCAGGTCGATGCCCGGCATCTTCAGTGCGAAGTTTGCACAGATCTGA
- the rplX gene encoding 50S ribosomal protein L24, with amino-acid sequence MVRIASKQPRKQRKARYDATQHQRSAMLGAPLAPALREKYDGKRTLRVVTGDTVKVLRGDFIGEEGVVDGVDTRTSKIIVHGVSVTKADGTEVPRKVDPSNVQIIKLNLKDPRRAAKLGEVA; translated from the coding sequence ATGGTACGGATTGCAAGTAAACAGCCAAGAAAGCAGCGGAAGGCACGCTATGATGCCACCCAGCATCAGCGCAGCGCGATGCTCGGTGCACCGCTCGCTCCTGCACTGCGGGAGAAGTACGATGGCAAGAGAACCCTCCGCGTGGTCACCGGTGATACCGTCAAGGTGCTCCGTGGCGACTTTATTGGAGAAGAGGGTGTGGTCGATGGTGTGGACACCAGGACCAGTAAGATCATTGTGCACGGGGTTTCGGTCACCAAAGCAGACGGGACAGAAGTGCCACGAAAGGTGGACCCGTCCAATGTGCAGATCATAAAACTGAACCTGAAGGATCCGCGCAGAGCCGCGAAACTCGGGGAGGTAGCATAA
- the rpmC gene encoding 50S ribosomal protein L29 produces the protein MAIFRAREVAQLTDVELTEQMSKLQLELIKHNGKVSAGGATENPGHIRELKRTIARLMTEQNHRRTA, from the coding sequence ATGGCAATCTTTCGCGCTCGTGAAGTGGCCCAACTCACCGATGTCGAACTGACCGAACAGATGAGCAAACTACAACTCGAGTTGATCAAGCACAATGGCAAGGTCAGCGCAGGTGGTGCAACAGAGAACCCCGGCCATATTCGGGAACTGAAACGCACGATCGCTCGTCTTATGACCGAACAGAACCACAGGAGAACTGCGTGA
- a CDS encoding ribonuclease P protein component 1, whose amino-acid sequence MITPRNVVSHELTGLPVLVVDAYNPLQTNICGQIIDETRNLLAILTRGGVKRVQKVGTVFRFTLPDGVRVDVEGKVLAVQPERRINIRLKK is encoded by the coding sequence GTGATTACACCCCGGAACGTGGTCAGTCATGAATTGACTGGTTTACCCGTTCTGGTGGTCGATGCATACAATCCCCTCCAAACAAATATTTGCGGCCAGATCATCGATGAGACCAGGAATCTGCTCGCCATCCTCACAAGGGGTGGGGTGAAGCGGGTGCAGAAGGTCGGCACGGTCTTCCGGTTTACGCTCCCTGATGGGGTGCGCGTGGATGTGGAGGGGAAGGTTCTGGCGGTACAGCCTGAAAGAAGGATCAATATCCGGTTGAAGAAGTAG
- a CDS encoding 50S ribosomal protein L2 — MGHRIKTQNRGRGGPTYRAPSHQYKAELKHLGNDKVTVRGVIIDIEHDPARHTPIALVRLEGEGKKVYLLVTEGLGVGDQVAWGPEAEVKNGNTLPISKIPTGSYICNIEARPGDGGKFVRASGVQAIIIDKTVDRVGVKMPSGKMKWFSSRCLATVGVVAGGGRGEKPFVKAGKKFHKVKSQATYWPRVRGVAMNVIDHPFGGGGHQHTGRPKTVSRGTSPGRKVGSVAARRTGRRKR; from the coding sequence ATGGGACATCGAATAAAGACGCAGAACCGTGGCCGAGGGGGTCCGACCTATCGCGCACCCTCACACCAGTACAAGGCAGAACTGAAGCATCTCGGTAATGACAAGGTCACCGTCCGTGGTGTCATCATCGATATCGAGCACGATCCAGCACGGCACACCCCGATCGCACTGGTCAGGCTCGAAGGAGAAGGCAAGAAGGTTTACCTGCTGGTCACTGAAGGGCTCGGTGTCGGTGATCAGGTGGCCTGGGGCCCGGAGGCTGAGGTCAAGAACGGCAATACCCTGCCGATCAGCAAGATCCCGACCGGGTCGTACATCTGCAACATCGAAGCACGTCCCGGTGACGGCGGCAAGTTCGTCCGGGCGAGTGGTGTGCAGGCGATCATCATCGACAAAACCGTCGACCGTGTCGGCGTGAAGATGCCATCAGGCAAGATGAAGTGGTTTTCGAGCCGCTGCCTTGCTACGGTCGGTGTCGTTGCAGGTGGTGGACGTGGCGAGAAGCCGTTTGTTAAGGCGGGTAAGAAGTTCCACAAGGTAAAGTCACAGGCAACCTACTGGCCACGGGTCAGGGGTGTAGCGATGAACGTCATCGACCATCCGTTTGGTGGTGGTGGTCATCAGCACACTGGACGTCCGAAGACGGTATCCCGTGGCACTTCGCCAGGAAGAAAGGTTGGTTCAGTTGCTGCACGCAGAACTGGAAGAAGGAAGAGGTGA
- a CDS encoding 50S ribosomal protein L22, whose amino-acid sequence MKMAARIAYSKAVEGENVAKAKANELPCSPKHAIEIAKFIRHKKVDEAIAYLNQVVALKKAIPFKTFNRDVAHKRGLDKWDAGRFPVKASKGYLKMLESVRKNAEYSGLDGEKLEIIHVTANRGRGQNAFFPRAMGRATPKRRETVNLEIIVREVE is encoded by the coding sequence ATGAAGATGGCAGCACGAATAGCATATTCAAAGGCGGTCGAGGGGGAGAATGTTGCCAAAGCAAAGGCAAATGAGCTCCCCTGCTCACCAAAACATGCGATCGAGATCGCTAAGTTCATCAGGCACAAGAAGGTGGATGAGGCGATCGCATATCTGAACCAGGTCGTCGCATTAAAGAAGGCCATCCCGTTCAAGACGTTCAACAGGGACGTGGCGCACAAGCGCGGACTGGACAAGTGGGATGCCGGTCGGTTCCCGGTCAAGGCCTCCAAGGGTTACCTGAAGATGCTGGAATCGGTCAGAAAGAACGCCGAGTACAGTGGCCTCGACGGTGAGAAACTCGAGATCATTCATGTGACCGCAAATCGTGGCCGTGGACAGAACGCGTTCTTCCCCCGTGCGATGGGTCGGGCAACTCCGAAGAGAAGAGAGACTGTGAACCTTGAGATCATTGTAAGAGAGGTGGAGTGA
- the hisE gene encoding phosphoribosyl-ATP diphosphatase — MTDTALIAELWDVIVDRRLHPVEGSYVNSLLSHRKGIDKPLEKVGEEATEFILAVKNGESDRIAEEAADLLFHMLVALNAADVDLSLVLDELASRRRSR, encoded by the coding sequence ATGACCGACACCGCCCTGATCGCTGAACTCTGGGATGTAATCGTCGATCGGCGGCTCCACCCCGTGGAGGGATCGTATGTGAACTCACTCCTCTCCCATCGGAAAGGGATCGACAAACCGCTTGAGAAGGTTGGCGAAGAGGCTACCGAGTTCATCCTCGCCGTGAAGAACGGCGAGTCCGATCGGATTGCAGAGGAAGCGGCTGATCTGCTCTTTCATATGCTGGTCGCGCTGAACGCCGCTGACGTCGACCTCTCCCTGGTTCTCGACGAACTGGCGTCCCGGCGCAGGTCCCGATGA
- a CDS encoding 30S ribosomal protein S17 has translation MARNIGLNVQPPVEECQDVNCPFHGNLSVRGQVITGKVVSDRMLGTIVVGRDYLHYVRKYKRYEKRSSKLHAHNPPCLQVKVGDIVKIAECRPISKSTTFVVVEVQKP, from the coding sequence ATGGCGAGAAATATTGGATTAAACGTCCAGCCTCCTGTAGAGGAGTGCCAGGATGTAAATTGTCCGTTTCATGGCAATTTGTCGGTGCGCGGCCAGGTGATCACCGGCAAAGTCGTGAGCGACCGCATGCTTGGCACGATCGTAGTGGGAAGAGATTACCTCCACTACGTACGAAAGTACAAGCGTTATGAGAAGCGGAGCTCAAAACTGCATGCGCACAACCCTCCCTGCCTTCAGGTGAAGGTCGGGGACATTGTGAAGATTGCAGAGTGCCGTCCGATCAGCAAGAGCACCACCTTCGTTGTTGTTGAGGTGCAGAAGCCATGA
- a CDS encoding SagB/ThcOx family dehydrogenase has translation MIERIGHRFMRETAGDDLNPSDQSMGLPQPLLELPYDGKGRIIHLPNPDSLTVPDLDLWTAINIRTTSREYTSTPLTLDELSYLLWTTQGIKGIVNGEYTFRTVPSAGARHAIETNLLLNRVEGVTPGLYRYLAQDHHLLEISTDPDLSNKVAMACYDQPFIRTSAATFLWTAVVYRMTWRYGERGYRYLLLDAGHICQNLYLAAEAIGAGVCAIGAFDDDQINRLLGLDGTEQSMIYAATIGKRS, from the coding sequence ATGATCGAGAGAATCGGCCATAGATTTATGAGAGAGACGGCTGGAGATGATCTCAACCCTTCTGACCAGTCGATGGGACTTCCACAACCTCTGCTCGAACTCCCCTATGATGGAAAAGGACGTATCATACATCTACCCAACCCGGACTCGCTCACGGTTCCGGATCTTGATCTCTGGACTGCTATCAACATACGAACCACCTCCAGGGAATACACCTCCACCCCATTGACCCTCGATGAACTCTCCTACCTGCTCTGGACAACCCAGGGGATCAAGGGTATCGTGAATGGTGAGTATACCTTCAGGACGGTTCCATCAGCCGGTGCCAGACATGCCATCGAGACGAACCTGCTGCTGAACCGGGTCGAAGGGGTGACTCCCGGGCTGTATCGGTATCTGGCACAGGACCACCACCTCCTTGAGATCTCAACCGATCCTGACCTTTCCAACAAGGTTGCCATGGCCTGCTATGATCAACCATTCATCAGGACGAGTGCAGCCACATTTCTCTGGACTGCCGTGGTCTATCGGATGACCTGGCGGTATGGCGAACGGGGGTACCGATATTTGCTTCTGGACGCAGGGCATATCTGCCAGAATCTGTACCTGGCCGCAGAGGCGATCGGGGCCGGCGTCTGCGCAATCGGGGCCTTTGATGATGACCAGATAAACCGTCTGCTCGGTCTCGACGGGACAGAACAGTCGATGATCTACGCGGCGACGATTGGAAAAAGGAGTTAA